The Anguilla anguilla isolate fAngAng1 chromosome 2, fAngAng1.pri, whole genome shotgun sequence genome contains the following window.
CTATTGTCTCTTCCAGATGGCGGTAGCTCCCACCAACTTCTACCACACTGCCTCCTGCTGCCCCAAGAGCTACTCGGTGAGGGACGAGGTGGCTCAGCAGAAGATCAGCGCCCGCATCTCTGACGAGATCCTCGAGAGCCTGCCGCCCGAGGTCACCAGCATCGAGGGCGCCGCCATCTGCTACTTCGGCGACGACGTCTTCATCATTGGCGGCTGGAAGAACAGCGATGACGTGGACAAGCAGTACCGCAAAGAGGCCTACCGCTACTGCGCTGAGAGGAAGCGCTGGATGCTGCTGCCGCCCATGCCCCAGCCTCGCTGCCGCGCCACCGCCTGCCACGTCCGTATCCCCTACCGCTTCCTGTACGGCTGCCAGCGCTACCCCATGCCGCAGAACCTGGCGCGGCAGCGGGATCGCATGCAGCAGATGCAGCAGCTGCACCGTCGCACACTCACCCTAAGGAGACAACTGCAGTCTCAGATTGAGTGCTAAAATTCACCTGCCATCCTCCCATTATATTGGGGGTGATATTGCACAAAAAACCCCACACCACCTCCATAAGTGGTCAGGAGTAGAAAAATGTGACAATGTGAATGGAATCATGTATATTGACAAACATTTTAGTACAGTGTGTCATGCACAgatgatggtgtgtgtttgtgattatgtatatgtatacattatAAGCTCTTTCACATGCTTTACATGTAAAAGTAGATGAAATAAGCCTTAGGCTGTAGGCTGTGGTTAAACTCCTGTTATAAAGATCTGCTTAAGGCAGACTCAGAGGACCCAGAGATTCTATTGGATAACATTCCGTCTCATCTGTGTGAAATCTGCTGTGAAGCTACGTTTTATTTAGTGCACATGATTGTTACAGTAATTATCGATAGGACTATCTGTAGAGTACATATCCAGTGGTGTGCTGATATCCTGTATCTGAGCTGCTATCTAGGCTATGAATAGCATTATTTTGCTTAAGGTGAAAGCTTGCTGCTGTTCCTTGCATAGCTGATATGACACGGTGGGAGAGGCTGTTTCAGGGAGGCAGCCATTTTCCTTACATCTCCTTGCACTTATTGTATTGTTGTCTGTTTTAAGGCTTGGAAGTTGAaaagattttgtcatttttatctgCACTACAGAAAGAGGTGGTATATAGAAAATTGTTGATAATGGATGTTTCCATTCAGTCTTAATTCTCTCGCACAGGGTCATAGAGAGACTGCCACTACATAACTGGCAAGTTTAGAGCCAGCTACATTCTGTGAAGTCAGTACATTGACTGTAATCTCCTAAATTATCCTAAACTATTTTCTCTGACTTTTATTTGAAAACTGTGCCACATGCATTctatgtcagtcagttttaatattttttggtaCCAAAGCTTGATGGGTCTTTCTGTTATTCTCACTGACCTTGAGCCATCTCCCTGTCTTGTTCCAGCCACACACtccacatattttttattttatcatgacTCTGGCATATCAGTGTATACTTATAGGTTAATATGTGTAATGTCTTATGTGTTAATGGGTGTCCTAATTCTCAAAAATAGGTTACtgtggttttaatgtttttaaaaaaaaatgtattaaccaATGTGAGTCTTTACAAAGTGTACCATTCCAGTGTGTAGCTAAGCTTACATGCATGTGTTATTGCCTACAACATGCTGAAGACATTCCTTGATCTCtctttaatgaaaattaattggggTTCTCTATAAGCTTAGTGTATGAGTTATGTTCACTTTAGTTCCTGGTGCTCTATATCTTTTTTAAGGTGGTTCACTACACAACGGCATCCTTGCGTTTGTCTTAAAATGTCTTAAAGGTCACAAAGCTCTAAAAGCAAGTAATTGCCCCTTTAGCTATCAAGATAAACACTGCCATGGTATTTCTGAAGACCAATTCATGCACCTCACAATTATATTTCTAATAAACTTGAAAGGCAAGCTAGTTTTGCCATATACTCGATCAGGAGCAAAGGGTTTCTGTCCCATTTTGGCCAAATTTCTGATGCATGCTTGATGCCTCACAGATGAGAGCATAAGTGTATTACCAAGCAGTCgcctgtatttatatatatatatatatataaaaatgtgttgtggGTTGATCTGCTTTGACCATGCTGCCTGTccaaaaatgattttacaatatTAATTCTGATTGCATACTGGCTCCTAAATGCACAGTGAGCTAGCTTCAGTAATAGCCATATATGATTATAGCAGTGTCACATGAAACTTCTTTCAGTAAAGCTGAGAAACACTCAGGTACTGTACATGGTATACCACGTAATGTCTGAGCATTTATATAAAGGGAAGAATATTTTTCCTTTGAGTTGTTTCTAGGTGAATTATTTTCGACAATACTGGTTTGTCCcctgctgtcagcagttaccTTTTGACATGACacaattattttagttttattgtactgtattatGTACATGCGATGTGAGCACATTCACATTTCAGGTTTGCCAAGCTGCAAGAATCCTGTTCTTTCTGCTTATGCccctgtgctgtaatgtaaagtccaaagttttattttgctctgCATGTGACTTCTTGCAGCACACTGAGGCATGATTGCTACCATtggcaataaaaaatatgtttgtataagtatttatGTGGTTATCTTTGGTTTGAGGATGAATTTTTAAGTATATCATAATGTGAACTTGTAATGAGGGGATGGTTCAACAATTTAGTTTAAGACAGCATGTTGTACAACAGATTACTGGTTTGAGATGCTGCACTGCAgtagaaaagagaaaaactctagttaaaaaatgttttatatctCACAAGAAAGCATTTACACCAATATTAACACTTAAAATAAAGGGATGAACAGGAACAATACACAAAGAAGCCAATATCACGGCAAAAACTGAATCAATGCACAAGGCATGCGCTACAATGAATACAGgtatgtttaatttatttgtgccTATGTGGTTGGCTCTGTGTATGGTGTTGCACTGTGATGGGTGGAGGGGTGGCTCTGCGTATGGAGCTGCACTGTGATGGGTGGAGGGGTGGCTCTGCGTATGGAGCTGCACTGTGATGGGTGGAGGGGTGGCTCTGCGTATGGAGCTGCACTGTGATGGGTGGAGGGGTGGTCATGCAGCGATCATGCTCTTGGCATCAGCCATGGGCTCTTCCATGGAGCCCTGCTGAGAATCTCGAGGGGCGATGTATTGAGTGATGTTGGGAAGGCCAGATAGCACACAACAGCTGAGGGCACTGCGGGCAACGTTCATGTCCGGGACATCATACCACTTGTCTTCCCTCTCATCATAGCATTCCACATGGAAAATGACTGTGAATCCATTGAAACCGGCCATTACGAACAGCTGGTCTTCCACCACCTCGATGCCAAAGTTGCTGCGGGGGTTGAACATGGGGGACACGGAGCGCCAGCTGTCTGTCAGCGGGTTGTAGGCCTCGGTGCTTCGTAACCGGGTGACTCCGTCAAAGCCCCCCACCTGGGGGAGACCATAAGTCACACCAGGGtccaacacacagcacagaggtTGCCTTAAGGCTGTATGTTTCAAATACATTCCCGAATAATACAAATTTGctttacaaaaattattttaatgcttttgcAAACGTTTACATACCCTTTCTCCGGAGCATAAATAGAACAAtgaaatttgtgtttgaatCGATGAAAACCTGTAGTATTATTACATTGTCTAGTTTCATACTCATTAATCCATTTCTGTTGCAGATACAGAGCCCTTTATTACATGTGACTCATGCTGCAGTATCCTGGATCTCCACAGCTCCAGCCATGGCTACAGGTACAAAGTCATTAATATAGTGAAATTTATTTGATGTTTCATTTATCACATGCACTGCAATTTGTCTGGGGGAAACTGCTGAATGGCAAGACAACATTTCATCATCTTTCAAAATGTTGTACATTAGGTGGACTCAAATAGTTGGACATAAACATAACAATACTTAAAGCCCCACCCCTTCTGTTAGCAAAGAGCAAGCCTTATAAATGCACCAAAATTAACCTTTACTGTAAGCTTGtttcctttgttattttaaGAAACGTTATGGTAGATTTGTGGTGTGTGAAGTCTGCACTCACTACGTAGATCTGCTCCTCATATGCAACGACCCCAAGACCACTGCGGCGAGTTCTCATGGGGGCGATCATAGTCCAGGTACTGGTCTGTGGGCTGTAGTACTCGGCGCTGAACAGATAGTCAACCCCAGTGAAGCCACCACAGATGTACACCTAAGTACAAAGAGGGCATTGGAAAGCAAACTTAAGGTACATCCTTCCAGCTATTTATATGACTAACGATGAAGAATAATAAATAGGGATAGTATTATCCCATTCTACTCCACTGTATAGTGGAGTAGAATGAGTTAGGGCAGATAAACTAATAAATATCTATCAAAGCCTTGACTTAGCAAGAATGACTCTGGCCTAGTcaaacaaagcactgtctgGGGAATGTCACATTCTTTTTTCCTATTTTCACAAAGGTGTCAAATCTGTGAAAAAATAGGAGTAGTATAATAGGCCCCATATAAGAGGCCCACCTTGCCATGTAGTGAGGTGGCACTCGCATCACTCCTCTGCACGTGCATTGGCGGGATGAGGGTCCACTGATTCCTTTCAGGCTCATAGCGCTCAGCAGAGTTGTGGCGCATGTAGCCGTCAAAGCCGCCCATGGCATAGATGAGGCCATCCAGGATGGCCACGCTCACATAGCAGCGGCGCCAGTGCATTGGCGCCACCTGGTGCCAGGTACGTGTCACAGGGTTGAATTTGTGGACGCTGCTCATGTAGTCAATGTTGTTGTAGCCACCCACACAGTAGACAAAACCATTCAAGGTGGCAGTTCCATGGTAAGCCAGCCTGGGACCCTCCCGTAGCGTCACATCAACCCAGCGGTCTGCCCGTGCGTCAAAGGCCTCAACAGCATTGGAGGGGCCGTTAGTGCTACAGCCCCCAATGCATAGCAGGATGGTATAGGGTAGTCGCTGGCGTGCCAGTGGGTTACAGAGTAGGGGGCTGGAGGAACCGTTCATGTCAAGATCATACATGGCCTTCAGGGCTTTGATGATGATGGGCTTGCACTCCTCACTGTCCTTTACCAGGGAATTTTTCTTAACGTTGTTCATAAAGTAATCGGCATTCATCAAAGCCATCCGGAcctagacaaaaaaaaagacagaaagagacagaccaAGAGAATCCTTAGAGGTGAATGAATGAacttttgctgttgtttttcttactCGCGCAAGTAAGTCCACCACACTTGCTAGTTTGCTAACTAATACCGTTTACATTTGGACAGCAGCTACCATCAATCTCTCTTTGATGTGAATATGGTCAATGCTCCCTTCACCAACATCAGAGTTatctccaaattcaaattcctgCCTATTGTAATGCTTCAGAAATTAGGAAGAATAGAGGTGTTTGTCATTATGACATAGAGCTCTACCAAAATTAGCATCTTTCGCTGCCAGTGTCTCTGTAAAGAGCGTGCTTGGCCAGTCATACAGAGagaattaatcaattaattaacaattaatttaaaagtttCAATAACTTGTTTTGTTCCATGATTATTTATGAAACAGCTGCCAACTTTACTGTGCAATAACTGGCAGTCTTCTTCCTTTGAAGGTAGAGGCTGACATGGTTGTTTCTGAAACAAATCCACAAAGGCAACAACAGGCCTTGTGTAATCCATAATTAGTTGCGGTGCCTGCTAGCATTGTTAAGGCTATGCAAGGATTATGGTTATGCATGGCAAAAGGACTAGGAGAGAAGAACTAAGAATTAAAGATGTCTGTTAGTGAAAGACTTGATTTTGTTAAACTGTTTCTACCATCTTGGCTATGAGTGAATGGCCACCAGATGGTGTCGCGCTCACCTTGGGCAACAGCATTGACATAAAGGATTTCCGGGTAGCTTTTGCGTGGGCTATCCAGCGTAGAATTGTGTCAAACACCACTTCCTCTTGCTCAACATTGAGGTCATCCTTCtcaatgatgtcacagagctggGATGGTGTAAGCTCCAGGAACTCTTCTGAGGTGTATCCTATCTCCTCAAAGTGGTGCAGAATGAAGCGGTAGGCATGTCGCTGGAGCTCAGGGCAAAAGTAGAATTTGGTGAATTTCCAGATGCCAATGCAGTTTTGAGGGCAAAGCTGGGACTCCAGAAAGTCACAGCAGGCCTGGGTGATACCCGGGACACAGAACTGGTCAGCAGCCTCCAGTAAGGGCTCCACATTTcttgctgtgattggcagggtgCCTGTGTAGGCATACTCAATAATCAGTTTCATCATCTGTGGTGATACACCAGGGATGCTGAACACCCGCTTCTCTGTGCTGTTCCAGCCACTGGTGAACAGAGTGCTGTGGGGGTCACACACAAATAATGTTCTTTTTAAACCAGTTTTAAGTTCCTCTCAAATTTTAAACACTATAGTGTCAGCTGTACAGATGCAAGTAGCTGAAATGAGTGCACTTCTAAAAGGCTCAGGCCCATGCCTATAAGCCATTAGCCATGTTTCCACAGCCCTCCTAATGCTGGAAAAGCTATGTGCTTGCCAATGCCTCTTGCTTTTCCGCAGCCACTGGGTTTTTTGTGGTGCTTTAGTTTTGCCTTTTCATGCTTCAAGGCCACAATTTTGGCCCTTTAAATCCCTTTGGTCCTCATCGGGCCCTTCAAATCCCTTTGATCCTCATCAAGGTAAAAGAGCATGGTCAAGGGTGGGATTATCCCAGCTAGCTCAAATTGTGAATGTTACCTGTCAATTTTAAGCAAGATTTAGGGCAGGGATGCCCAGATTTAGGGAAGAGgtggtttcctttcattcaGCAGCCAAATAACCAATCAGTTGTCTTGAAAACAAGGTATATGAATTCTTTAGTCAAtcaataaattaactgaatcACTGGTGCTGACTGAAGAATAGCACTGTGCCAATCTCAGACTGGATTCTGACTGCCATTAACGCATCCGAGACCCAATGGTAGAAAGAAAACAGGTCAACAGTCTGATTCTATGGCTGGAGGCTTTTGATACAATTGGAAGCTTTTGGCTTGAGATAGCTGGACTGGATGTGGAAATGCAGCCACTAATTAGGGAGTGTCACTCACTAATAACAGCAGAATAGATTGTGGGAGAAAAAACTATAGCAGTACCTATAGTTACTGGCTGGCTAAAACCAGCTTAGCCCGGGTGGGATAAGACCAATTATGTCCTGTCACCCCCAGTCATTGTTAGATCACTGTGTAACATTGCTGAGGCTCAAATCTTTGGCTACAGGGCTCACTTGTAGTGACtatctttgcagactgaaccaTTGTGAAtagatttcattattttaaaaagcccaaACTGTGTTATTCCATTTGTAATCGACAATGTCCACATTCAATTTTGTATAATATATTCTTAAGATTTACAgatttcaaaaatattgtttaattcATGTAAATTGTccctttattttttccacatacaGTTTCCAAGACTTGAATAAGAACAGAGAAATTAAGCAGAACTTCTTGTAGATTCAATATGATGGGGCCAAGATAATGCAACAAAcgtgaaaaatacaaatgtttggCAGGATTTGGACATGCAACCATAACTCCATATCTGAAGTTTATAGATGGCCCATGAACAAATTTTGGAGTTCTAAGATGGTTCTGAAATTTGAATGTAGGTCATTTGGAAAGTCTGATCACAATATTCTACAAATTGTCATCCTGCTaggattgatttttaaaaagtttaaaccatgcttatttatttaatctataCATTTAGCCATtcaataaagtatttcaaacATGATCAAAAGAGACATTTCTTGAAAACCACATATGACCCCTCCTGAGATCCTCACCGGAAATAGGGACTGCAGCCACATAGGATGTTCTTGTGGGCGTTGAATGCAACACCGTTTGCGATGATGACTACATCACACAGCTTTCCCTCCAGTCGCAACTCATTGAAAACTTTAAAAGACATGTCACTCATCTTCCACTCTCTATTGTGCCTCTGCAGTTGTATGGACAGGACTTCCATTTCACTTGTTGCTTAAAAAATTCTCTCAATTTGTGTTCCTACAGGTCATTTGAGGTCTTTGACCTTGAATTAAAAGCAGCAAACTGTAGATGTTTACTGGTCTTCTTCATAATAACTAGACTTTGGAAGTTTAAGATTATTATATATTACTCACATCTTATTGTTACTTCACAATAAAATGACCCTTTAGAATCTAGAACGTTGTAATGGTTAAAGCAAAGAATCTGGTTATCGTCAAAAGCATCACAGGCGGTTAAATATTGACGTTTCTTATCACGTGACTTGTGTTGATTGCAATGATGTGATATCGGGAGGCCAGTCTGTAGCTGGACTCTTATTTGCAAAAAGCGGCCAGTGCAAGATTAAACGTCTATTAAATCctattgtttcttttattattattattattattattattattattcggtGGTTTGTAGACCACAAGGTAGGACTGTTTATAATAATTTgctaaatgataaaaatgacacTGACGCTCAATAGCCTGAGCGCCTTACTGCATGTAGCTGTCCAGCATATGGTAGGCTACACGCTGACGTAGGTGTgttggaaagaaaaagaggaaatgttTAAATGGGTTATTCATTGTAAATTGACCAGGGGGATGGATGAATTTAGctatattttaattgttaattatATAT
Protein-coding sequences here:
- the LOC118220361 gene encoding kelch-like protein 10; translation: MEVLSIQLQRHNREWKMSDMSFKVFNELRLEGKLCDVVIIANGVAFNAHKNILCGCSPYFRTLFTSGWNSTEKRVFSIPGVSPQMMKLIIEYAYTGTLPITARNVEPLLEAADQFCVPGITQACCDFLESQLCPQNCIGIWKFTKFYFCPELQRHAYRFILHHFEEIGYTSEEFLELTPSQLCDIIEKDDLNVEQEEVVFDTILRWIAHAKATRKSFMSMLLPKVRMALMNADYFMNNVKKNSLVKDSEECKPIIIKALKAMYDLDMNGSSSPLLCNPLARQRLPYTILLCIGGCSTNGPSNAVEAFDARADRWVDVTLREGPRLAYHGTATLNGFVYCVGGYNNIDYMSSVHKFNPVTRTWHQVAPMHWRRCYVSVAILDGLIYAMGGFDGYMRHNSAERYEPERNQWTLIPPMHVQRSDASATSLHGKVYICGGFTGVDYLFSAEYYSPQTSTWTMIAPMRTRRSGLGVVAYEEQIYVVGGFDGVTRLRSTEAYNPLTDSWRSVSPMFNPRSNFGIEVVEDQLFVMAGFNGFTVIFHVECYDEREDKWYDVPDMNVARSALSCCVLSGLPNITQYIAPRDSQQGSMEEPMADAKSMIAA